The Manihot esculenta cultivar AM560-2 chromosome 11, M.esculenta_v8, whole genome shotgun sequence genome includes a region encoding these proteins:
- the LOC110626265 gene encoding uncharacterized protein LOC110626265 isoform X1: MFSLSFNTAVVSGNMESQHSTRPGNEIFLALQKLKKILHQKAMQFSYVELDADSSQNNPSVVKNLKSNINASRLKAINELRSVEEISEDLTCPHAAIKEEEDRGMHKVINGRKLLTDSRASNSNGVANSSKGKVYSNSREGKQVVQDRDIEQLSKRLKFLEEENKIMKQEFFEQVAEKKKLVNEIYKQFQTVYRCLQLENLINGEETGLETGLPEVGWQDSMPSNFTRDPRANILALEEVPEGTWQQDHAQNE, encoded by the exons ATGTTCTCTCTGTCCTTCAACACTGCAGTTGTGTCAG GTAACATGGAGAGCCAGCATTCTACTAGACCCGGTAACGAAATTTTTCTGGCCTTgcaaaaactcaagaaaattcTGCACCAGAAAGCCATGCAATTTTCCTACGTTGAGTTGGACGCTGATTCCTCGCAAAACAATCCTTCTGTTGTCAAGAATTTGAAGAGTAATATTAACGCAAGCAGGCTTAAAGCGATAAATGAACTGAGATCGGTAGAAGAAATATCAGAGGATTTGACCTGTCCCCATGCTGcaattaaagaagaagaagacagaGGCATGCATAAGGTGATAAATGGTAGAAAACTATTAACAGATTCGAGGgcctcaaattcaaatgggGTAGCAAATTCTTCAAAAGGTAAGGTTTATAGTAATTCTCGTGAAGGCAAACAGGTTGTGCAGGATAGAGATATAGAGCAGCTGAGCAAGCGATTGAAGTTTCTTGaagaagaaaacaaaataaTGAAGCAAGAGTTTTTTGAGCAAGTggcagaaaagaaaaagttggtGAATGAGATATATAAGCAGTTCCAGACTGTATACCGTTGCCTTCAACTTGAAAATCTAATAAACGGAGAG GAGACAGGATTGGAGACTGGCCTGCCAGAAGTAGGATGGCAAGATTCAATGCCAAGCAATTTCACCAGGGACCCAAGAGCCAATATCTTGGCATTGGAGGAAGTTCCTGAAGGAACATGGCAACAGGATCATGCTCAGAATGAATGA
- the LOC110626265 gene encoding uncharacterized protein LOC110626265 isoform X2 produces MESQHSTRPGNEIFLALQKLKKILHQKAMQFSYVELDADSSQNNPSVVKNLKSNINASRLKAINELRSVEEISEDLTCPHAAIKEEEDRGMHKVINGRKLLTDSRASNSNGVANSSKGKVYSNSREGKQVVQDRDIEQLSKRLKFLEEENKIMKQEFFEQVAEKKKLVNEIYKQFQTVYRCLQLENLINGEETGLETGLPEVGWQDSMPSNFTRDPRANILALEEVPEGTWQQDHAQNE; encoded by the exons ATGGAGAGCCAGCATTCTACTAGACCCGGTAACGAAATTTTTCTGGCCTTgcaaaaactcaagaaaattcTGCACCAGAAAGCCATGCAATTTTCCTACGTTGAGTTGGACGCTGATTCCTCGCAAAACAATCCTTCTGTTGTCAAGAATTTGAAGAGTAATATTAACGCAAGCAGGCTTAAAGCGATAAATGAACTGAGATCGGTAGAAGAAATATCAGAGGATTTGACCTGTCCCCATGCTGcaattaaagaagaagaagacagaGGCATGCATAAGGTGATAAATGGTAGAAAACTATTAACAGATTCGAGGgcctcaaattcaaatgggGTAGCAAATTCTTCAAAAGGTAAGGTTTATAGTAATTCTCGTGAAGGCAAACAGGTTGTGCAGGATAGAGATATAGAGCAGCTGAGCAAGCGATTGAAGTTTCTTGaagaagaaaacaaaataaTGAAGCAAGAGTTTTTTGAGCAAGTggcagaaaagaaaaagttggtGAATGAGATATATAAGCAGTTCCAGACTGTATACCGTTGCCTTCAACTTGAAAATCTAATAAACGGAGAG GAGACAGGATTGGAGACTGGCCTGCCAGAAGTAGGATGGCAAGATTCAATGCCAAGCAATTTCACCAGGGACCCAAGAGCCAATATCTTGGCATTGGAGGAAGTTCCTGAAGGAACATGGCAACAGGATCATGCTCAGAATGAATGA